The following coding sequences lie in one Candoia aspera isolate rCanAsp1 chromosome 11, rCanAsp1.hap2, whole genome shotgun sequence genomic window:
- the SLC7A10 gene encoding asc-type amino acid transporter 1 → MYPTSLAVITLTFSNYVLQPVFPNCIPPYKASRVLSMVCLSLLTWVNSSSVRWATRIQDIFTAGKLMALGLIITVGFVQIFKGNYEALIPSNAFNFWMTPSVGHLALAFLQGSFAFSGWNFLNYVTEELVDPRRNLPRAIFISIPLVTFVYTFTNIAYFTAMSPQELLSSNAVAVTFGEKLLGYFSWVMPVSVALSTFGGINGYLFTSSRLCFSGAREGHLPSLLAMIHVKHCTPIPALLVFCLATIVIMLVGDTYTLINYVSFINYLCYGVTIIGLLMLRWRKPQIFRPIKVNLLIPITYLIFWAFLLIFSLYSEPVVCGIGLIIILTGVPVFFLGVYWKNKPKCVNRITESLTHWGQKICFVVYPQGGSPEDDLPFTDYPSQEVKRP, encoded by the exons ATGTACCCAACCAGCCTGGCTGTTATTACGCTGACCTTTTCAAACTATGTGCTACAGCCAGTCTTTCCTAATTGCATCCCACCCTACAAAGCTTCCCGAGTCCTCTCCATGGTGTGTTTAT CACTGTTGACTTGGGTGAACAGCTCCAGTGTTCGATGGGCCACACGTATCCAGGACATCTTTACAGCAGGAAAGCTCATGGCTTTGGGTCTTATCATAACTGTAGGCTTTGTGCAGATCTTTAAAG GAAACTATGAAGCCTTAATACCAAGCAATGCATTCAACTTCTGGATGACCCCATCAGTGGGGCATTTGGCACTAGCCTTTCTCCAAGGTTCCTTTGCATTCAGTGGGTGGAATTTCCTAAATTATGTGACGGAAGAACTGGTTGATCCACGCAG GAATCTACCTCGCGCCATATTCATCTCCATTCCCCTGGTGACCTTTGTGTACACCTTCACCAATATTGCTTATTTCACGGCCATGTCACCCCAAGAGCTCTTGTCTTCCAACGCTGTGGCAGTA ACATTTGGTGAGAAGTTACTGGGCTATTTTTCCTGGGTTATGCCAGTGTCTGTGGCATTGTCTACATTTGGAGGAATAAATGGATACCTTTTTACCTCCTCAAG GCTGTGTTTTTCTGGTGCCCGAGAAGGTCACTTACCAAGTCTCTTGGCCATGATCCATGTCAAACATTGCACCCCAATTCCAGCCCTCCTTGTCTTC tgCCTGGCTACTATTGTCATCATGCTGGTCGGAGACACCTACACATTAATTAATTATGTTTCCTTCATCAACTACCTCTGCTATGGAGTGACAATAATAGGCTTGCTCATGCTACGGTGGAGGAAGCCCCAAATCTTCAGACCGATCAAG GTAAACCTCCTGATTCCAATCACTTACCTGATCTTTTGGGCCTTTCTCTTAATCTTCAGTTTATATTCTGAGCCAGTGGTCTGTGGAATTGGACTGATTATCATATTAACTGGAGTGCCGGTGTTTTTTCTTGGCGTGTACTGGAAAAACAAACCAAAGTGCGTAAATAGAATAACAG aatcTTTAACCCACTGGGGCCAGAAGATCTGTTTTGTTGTCTACCCTCAGGGGGGATCTCCTGAAGACGATCTACCTTTCACCGATTATCCCTCTCAAGAAGTCAAAAGACCTTGA